One Brassica napus cultivar Da-Ae chromosome C2, Da-Ae, whole genome shotgun sequence DNA window includes the following coding sequences:
- the LOC111203022 gene encoding inactive protein kinase SELMODRAFT_444075 codes for MLIGLCVEDGKRLLVYEYICNGSLHSHLYGLGKEPLGWSARQKIAVGAARGLRYLHEECRVGCIVHRDMRPNNILLTHDFEPLVGDFGLARWQPEGDKGVETRVIGTFGYLAPEYTQSGQITEKADVYSFGVVLVELITGRKAMDIKRPKGQQCLTEWARPLLQKQAIKELLDPRLMNCYSEQEVYCMALCAYLCIRRDPNSRPRMSQVLRMLEGDVVMSPI; via the exons ATGCTCATTGGACTATGTGTGGAGGATGGGAAGAGACTGCTGGTTTATGAGTATATCTGCAATGGTTCTTTGCATTCTCATCTTTATG GTTTGGGGAAAGAGCCGTTAGGATGGTCAGCGCGGCAAAAGATTGCGGTTGGAGCAGCTCGTGGGTTGAGATACCTTCATGAAGAGTGTAGAGTTGGTTGCATTGTTCATAGGGATATGCGTCCTAATAACATTCTCCTCACTCATGACTTTGagcctttg GTTGGAGATTTTGGACTAGCGAGATGGCAACCAGAAGGTGATAAAGGAGTGGAGACAAGAGTAATTGGAACTTTCGG GTACTTGGCACCTGAATATACACAAAGTGGACAGATTACAGAGAAAGCAGATGTGTACTCTTTTGGGGTTGTGTTAGTTGAGCTTATCACAGGAAGGAAAGCGATGGACATTAAGCGTCCTAAAGGTCAACAGTGTCTCACCGAATGG gCAAGACCGCTGTTGCAGAAGCAAGCCATTAAAGAGCTTCTTGATCCGCGTTTAATGAATTGTTACTCTGAGCAAGAAGTTTACTGTATGGCGTTATGTGCTTACCTCTGCATTCGCCGTGACCCTAACTCAAGGCCACGAATGTCTCAG GTGTTGCGGATGTTAGAAGGAGACGTTGTCATGAGTCCAATATAG